From Solibacillus sp. FSL W7-1464:
CATGGAATATTGTAGATGGCTGGAAATCGATTGAGGCGAACAACGGAAAAATGAATTTTTTGACAGGTACGGTCATTTTACTAATCAGCGGAACCGTATTGTTCGGCATGGGGCTTCTATTTAAAAGGAAGGTGACATCATAATGGTATTGCAGGTGAATGGACTTGAAATGAAATACAAAAGTAAACAAGTCCTGGATAAGATTACGTTTTCTATCGGTACCAGTGAAATAATAGGCATTGTAGGACCGAATGGGGCAGGGAAATCAACATTAATGCGCTCGGTTTTAGGCTTGGAAGAAATAAACAAGGGCTCTGTCCACATTAATAATATTCCCAACACCAACCCTGAATTTTTCAAATATATTTCTTTCTTGCCAAGTGATAATTACTTATATATGCAATTAACCGGCTATGATCATCTGTCGTTTGTAGCGAACATTTACCATATACCGCAGCAAGAAATAGAAGAAGTCATCGAGTTGATCGGCATCCGCTCATATGTGCATCAGCCCGTCAAATCCTATTCATACGGGATGCGTCAACACTTGCTGATCGCGTTAAGTATATTGACAAAGCCGCTCATTATTTTAATGGATGAACCTTTTAATGGACTGGATCCGACGAGCATTATTGAATTAAAACAATTGATAGAGGTGCTCCATGCTAAAGGAATCAGCATTGTCATTTCGACGCATAATCTGGATTTACTGGAGGATTTGACGGAGGCAATCTGGTTTCTTAAAGAAGGGAAGCTTTATACGGATCCGTTGCAGTCAAATAAGGAAGTACAATACGAAATTAAGTATTCCTGTGATGGTGATCTTTCACAAATAATGAAAAAGAGTCATCTGCCTTTCCAAACAAACGAGAATCTGCTCATTACAGATGCAACATTTGCGATTGAAACCTATCTTCAGTGGCTGCTGAAAAATGGTGTGCGTATCCATTCGGTGAATCCGATTAAAAGGAACTTGGAGGAACTGTACCGTGAATTTTATGGTCTATAATAGAAACAAGCCGTTGTCAGAAAGGATGACAACGGCTTGTTTTAAGTTGAAATCGATAAATCAGACAGTAAGAGAACCTCTAAATCCTCGCGCGCCATAGTATGAGTCAGCACCGTTATGGTACATGAAAATTGTTTCGTAACGACGGTCGCAGAAAATCGCTCCGCCAAGTTTACGGATATCCGGTGGTGTCAAAACCCAACTGGATGTTTTTAAATCGAATTTTCCGAGTTGCTGCAATGAGCGGTATTCGACTTCGGTTAAAATGTCAATTCCCATTGATGCGGCCATATTCATCGCACTGTCTTCCGGTTTGTTTTTCTTACGCGCATCCAATGCTTCCTGGTCATAACAAATACTTCTGCGTCCTTTAGGGCTTTCAGCTGAGCAGTCCATAAATGTATAGGTGTCCGTTTCATGGTTGTATGCAACGACATCAGGTTCTCCTTCTGTACGTTCCATTTCATGAAGTGACCACAGTTTCACAGGATTTGCTTCGAGCTTTGTCTGAACATTTTCCCAATCGATATTCGGATGACGTTCCATATGCTGTAAAAAGCGTGCTTTCAATGTTGAAAGAAGTTGTTCTTGCTGTTCGTTTGTTAATACTTTTTTAGCTGCCATAATAGTGAACACCTCGTTAAGTAGTTGATGCTTTTAATGATACTGTAGTTTTGAGAATAATGTCTAGTAATGGTTAACTCTCATAAAAAAAAGCTGCTTCTAAACATAGGTTGTATCATAATTATAGTTTACAGGAATGAATTGTTTCATATGGGTAGACAAATGAATAAGTTTGTTATATACTAATGTTAATAAGAAATGTTACAAGACAACAATAAATTCACCTATTACAATATGTATTCGTGTTTTATTTAGTACTTATTGTAATATGTGAATTTTTTTCTTTATGAGGAATTGTGATCTTATTAAATTTAATTAAATGGAGGTCATTTAAATGACACAAGGTACAGTAAAATGGTTTAACGCAGAAAAAGGTTTTGGATTTATCGAAGTTGAAGGCGGAAACGACGTATTCGCTCACTTCTCAGCAATCCAAGGCGACGGTTTCAAATCTTTAGACGAAGGTCAAAAAGTTGAATTTGAAATCGAAGACGGTCAACGTGGCCCACAAGCTACAAACATCGTAAAACTTTAATTTTAAAGCTTAACGATAAACTGCATCCCGAATACGGGGTGCAGTTTTTTTGTGATTTATCTTTTTTAGTGTCGTTAGTTAGGGAGTATCTTATTCCTTTGTTTACTTATATTCTGCTAGTCATTATGTACAAAGAGCTGTATACGGAAAGCGAATAGAGAGTCCGGGGAATAATTAAAATGTAAAAGATGCTTAGCCAAATCTGGCAAAGCATCTTTTTTGCAGCGGTATTTATAAAATTAAACCACACTTAGTTTAATAGCGCATCACGTACCTCATTGCGAAAATCTGCATCGTTCAAAAGCTTTCTTTCAAATGAATTTCGGTTGTTTCTCAACAGGAAATGTTCATGAAATTTCAGGTCATTAAGCAAAATAACAATTTCGAACTGATCTCCCTTAAGATTTTCAACATACATCGCATTATTTAAGATGAACAGTGTAGAGCCGCCTTTTGAGCCAATATGTGTATATTTTTTATGATTTTCTTCATTTAACTGCATCGGCCACTCCATCAGATCCCGGATAGTTTCGGCAGCATTTGCTGGCAGCTCGTCATTGGAAATAAGGGAGAGCAGTTTGCCGTATTCATTTGCTGAAGCGCCAATTAACCGATCTGACCAAACTCTTTGTACGGCAGGGGATGAGTCGAATTTAGCTTCACTTGCATTAATTTCGCCTGTTTTCATTTGCAGGCTGATCGATTGTGCTAAATTACGATAGTCTTCCATTGATAACTTTTCGAGCGCATCGATTAATTCTTTTTCGGACAGTCCATCTTTTTGCATAGAATCAGGAATCAAGAGTGCACTGACAATTGGATAAACATCTTCATGCTGTGTTAAGCCTAACACTGTTTTGCGCTGATTTATCGCATCGACACCGAGCAGATTGATTAAATAGTCTGTATTGGCATTGGAGCTATACGTAACCATCCCTTTTGCAACATCATGTAAAGTGACTGCATTATTTTGGATGCCCCCATTTTGTTTCACAGCTTCCAACCATGCTTCATGACCACCCCCATCCGTATTTTTCAAATAATAACGGTTCAGATCGGCCAATGGAATTGTCTGGTCTTTTTGAATTTTATTTTCTTCGACCTGCATCGCATATTCAACGGCAATAAGGATTTTTACTGTACTTGCCAATGGCCGTATAACAGTTGACTGATAAGTAATGACAGGTTCACCGTTTTCAGCAACATATAAAGAGCTGGATTCCGGATTTTCCTTTAAATGTTGAATAACATAATTGGGATTGTCCCGGAGTAGAGCATATGCTGCAATTCCTGCAATTAAAGAAAGAACACCATATATAGTTAACCTCTTTTTTGTATAAGTTTTATGATCAAACAAAATCATAGCCAGAACACCGAACAGGAAAGCGGTGAAGTAATTTATATTGAACACTAAAACGGCAATAATAATTCCTAATACGATAGCAACCGTTACAATGGCTTTCTCAACTTCTTCACGTGTTCTTTGTTTCTTATTCAATAAAGGTATTAAAGTAAGGAAAACAATTCCGGACAAACCGATCCAACCATAAATATTCATTTATGTACTTCCTCCTTAATAAAACCAAGTTAATCCAATAACAATTGCTGCCGGATTTACAACTAAGCTAGTTAATACTGTC
This genomic window contains:
- a CDS encoding ABC transporter ATP-binding protein, which produces MVLQVNGLEMKYKSKQVLDKITFSIGTSEIIGIVGPNGAGKSTLMRSVLGLEEINKGSVHINNIPNTNPEFFKYISFLPSDNYLYMQLTGYDHLSFVANIYHIPQQEIEEVIELIGIRSYVHQPVKSYSYGMRQHLLIALSILTKPLIILMDEPFNGLDPTSIIELKQLIEVLHAKGISIVISTHNLDLLEDLTEAIWFLKEGKLYTDPLQSNKEVQYEIKYSCDGDLSQIMKKSHLPFQTNENLLITDATFAIETYLQWLLKNGVRIHSVNPIKRNLEELYREFYGL
- a CDS encoding DUF4256 domain-containing protein, which gives rise to MAAKKVLTNEQQEQLLSTLKARFLQHMERHPNIDWENVQTKLEANPVKLWSLHEMERTEGEPDVVAYNHETDTYTFMDCSAESPKGRRSICYDQEALDARKKNKPEDSAMNMAASMGIDILTEVEYRSLQQLGKFDLKTSSWVLTPPDIRKLGGAIFCDRRYETIFMYHNGADSYYGARGFRGSLTV
- a CDS encoding cold-shock protein, which encodes MTQGTVKWFNAEKGFGFIEVEGGNDVFAHFSAIQGDGFKSLDEGQKVEFEIEDGQRGPQATNIVKL
- a CDS encoding serine hydrolase, with amino-acid sequence MNIYGWIGLSGIVFLTLIPLLNKKQRTREEVEKAIVTVAIVLGIIIAVLVFNINYFTAFLFGVLAMILFDHKTYTKKRLTIYGVLSLIAGIAAYALLRDNPNYVIQHLKENPESSSLYVAENGEPVITYQSTVIRPLASTVKILIAVEYAMQVEENKIQKDQTIPLADLNRYYLKNTDGGGHEAWLEAVKQNGGIQNNAVTLHDVAKGMVTYSSNANTDYLINLLGVDAINQRKTVLGLTQHEDVYPIVSALLIPDSMQKDGLSEKELIDALEKLSMEDYRNLAQSISLQMKTGEINASEAKFDSSPAVQRVWSDRLIGASANEYGKLLSLISNDELPANAAETIRDLMEWPMQLNEENHKKYTHIGSKGGSTLFILNNAMYVENLKGDQFEIVILLNDLKFHEHFLLRNNRNSFERKLLNDADFRNEVRDALLN